GAACCTCAAGAAGGAGAGCCCTGAGTACGTGGAGTTCTTGAACAGGTTCTACGAGAGCGCACACAAGAACTACGATTTGGCAATTCCATTCATTGAGAGGGGCTACAACCTGCTTAGGGAAGGCGGAGAGCTTGGCTTCATAGTCACCAAGAAGTGGATGAAAATAGATTACGGTGAAAAACTCAGGGGACTTTTGTCAAGGGAGAGAGCCGTCAGGTTAATCATTGACTTCGGCGATGAACAGGTCTTCAAGGGAGCAACGACGTACACCATGATACTTGTTCTGAGGAAGGAGAGGAACGATAAGCTAACCTATGCCAAGGTGGAGGAGCTGAAGGAAACCGTTGACCAGCTCAGGGCCGTGAATGAGCCGGACAAGTGGAACTCGGAAAGGTTGAGCGTCATCAAAGTTCCCACCAAGGAGCTTTCCGAAAAGCCCTGGGTGTTTTTGACCGAGGAGGAGAAGAAGATCGTGGAAAAGATCTACAATGGAAGCAAGAGGCTGGGAGAGGTTACCGATATCTTTGTGGGGCTTCAAACAAGTGCTGACCCAGTTTACATTCTCGAATACGTTGGGGAGAGTGGTAACTACTACATAGTCCACTCAAAGATTACGAACCAAGAACACAGGCTTGAAAAAGATCTACTCCATCCTCTCCTGAAAGGAGAGGAAATAAGACGCTGGATGATCCCAGAATATCGTTATCTCATCCTGTTCCCGTACAAAGTACATCTGGTAAACGGTGAAAGAAAAGCAGAGCTAATACCTATCGAGGAGCTTGCGAGCAAATATCCAAGGATCTGGGAGTATTTAAACATTTCAGAGGTTAGAAAAAAGCTTGAAGGGAGAGAGCGAGGTAGCCTTAAAGGTTCTCCAAAATGGTACAGCTATGTTTATGAGAAGAATCACGAAAAGTTTGAACTTCCAAAATTAATAACGGGCGTTCTTTCAAGTGAACCTCGCTTTGCACTTGACAAAAACGGAGACTATTACTTTGTCGGTGGCGGAACCGCAGGAGGCTATGGTGTCCTGATAAAGGACGATTACAAAGATAGGATTTCCCTGCAGTTCATTGGAGCGCTTCTTAACAGTTCACTCCTTGACTGGCGTGTAAAGCAAATAGGAAGCGAGTTCGAGGGTGGATTCTACTCTTATGGAAGGGCATCAATAAAAGACCTTCCAATCAAACTCCCCTCAACCGATGAGGAAAAAACCCTCAAGGAGGAAATAGAGGACACCGTCGAGGAGATAATCGCCCTCCTTAAAAAGCACTACGTAGTAAAATCCCTGTGGAGGGAGTGGAGCAAAAAGCTGGCTAACAAGGGAACCACACTAGGAAAGCTCATCGAAGGCTGGAAGAAGGGCGTCGGAAAGCTCCCGCCTGAAAAGCTCTTCTTCACGGATGTGAGACTCATCTCGAATGAAGAAATGGAATACGAAGGCTTTGAGCTTGAGCTGAAGGACGGAACTCTAAGGCTCTTCGGAAGGGAGTGGGACATGCTCACGCCCATTCTCGAGCTTGAGGGGGACGAGGAGATACTCGAACACGTTTATCTTTCGATGCTCGAACTCCTCGAATCGAGGCAGAGGGTCAAAAACCTCAAGGACATCCTGAACAAAACAAGAGTCCTCACCATAGGAAATGATCCCGAGGAAACAAGGAGGATCGTTAAAACCGTTAAGCAAAGGGCCGGTGTGAAGCACCTAACTTCATTTCTGGAGCTCGTTAGAGAGAACGAGGCATACCTCGACGCTCTCGTCTTCAAACTTTATGGACTGAGTACTGAAGAGGCTAGGATCGTTCTCAGAAACCTTAACAAAACTCAGGACTACATTGACTCCGTCGTCAGGCACCTCTGACTTTATCTTTTTACTCTCGATGTCACTTTTCCAAAAAACTTAAATACCCAAAACTGCTACTCGCTCCGATGCCGATGAGGGGGGAGTACCTTCTCCACCGTTCAGCGGGCGTTTCGCTCTGATTACCTAAATGGCCCCCCTATTCTGGACTCTGAATCGCGCGCTCTTTTGAAAAACTTTTGAGGAGGTATAGCCATGGCTGAGCTTAACTTTAAGGCCATCGAGGAGAAGTGGCAGAAGCGCTGGATGGAAGCGAGGGTTTTTGAGCCGGACAGGAAGGCAAAGCCCAAGGAGAAGAAGTTCTACATAACGGTTGCGTTCCCATACCTCTCGGGCCACCTTCACGTCGGCCACGCGAGGACGTACACAATACCCGATGTTATAGCCCGCTTCAAGAGGATGCAGGGCTACAACGTGCTGTTCCCGATGGGCTGGCACATCACAGGCGCGCCGATAGTCGGTATCGCCGAGAGGATAAAGAACCGCGACCCCAAGACAATCCACATCTACCGCGACGTTTACAAGGTTCCCGAAGAGATACTGTGGAAGTTCGAAGACCCGAAGGAGATAGTCAAGTACTTCATGAAGGCCGCGAAGGAGACATTCATAAGGGCCGGCTTCTCCGTTGACTGGACGAGGGAGTTCCACACAACCAGCCTCTTCCCGCCCTTCAGCAAGTTCATAGAGTGGCAGTTCTGGACGCTCAAGGACATGGGGCTGGTCGTCAAGGGCGCCCACAGGGTCAGGTGGGATCCTGTCGTGGGCACTCCCCTCGGTGACCACGACATAATGGAGGGTGAGGACGTCCAGATACTCGAATACGTCATAATCAAGTTCATCCTTGAGGAGAACGGCGAGACCATCTACCTGCCAGCCGCGACCCTGAGGCCCGAGACAGTCTATGGAGTCACTAATATGTGGCTGAACCCAGAGGCAACCTACGTGAAGGCAAAGGTGAGGAAGGGCGACAGGGAGGAACTCTGGATCGTCAGCAAGGAAGCAGCTTACAAGCTCTCCTTCCAGGACAGGGAGATAGAGGTCATCGAGGAGTTCAAGGGCGAGAAGCTCATCGGAAAGTACGTCAAGAATCCGGTGACGGGTGACGAGGTTATAATCTTGCCAGCCGAGTTCGTTGACCCTGACAACGCCACGGGCGTCGTCATGAGTGTCCCAGCCCACGCACCCTTCGACCACATAGCCCTCGAAGACCTGAAGAAGGAGACCGAGATACTGCTCAAGTACGACATCGACCCGCGCGTCGTGGAGGAGATAAGCTACATCTCGCTGATAAGCCTAGAGGGCTACGGCGAGTTCCCGGCTGTTGAAGAGGCCGAGAGGCTCGGAGTCAAGAGCCAGAAGGACAAGGAGAAGCTGGAGCAGGCGACCAAGAACATCTACAAGGCCGAGTACCACAAGGGAATCTTCAAGATAGAGCCCTACGCCGGAAAACCCGTGCAAGAGGTCAAGGAGCTTGTTGCCAAGGAAATGATGGAGAAGGGCATCGCCGAGATAATGTACGAGTTCGCCGACAAACCTGTCATAAGCCGCTTCGGAAACCAGGCCGTCATCAAGATAATCCACGACCAGTGGTTCATAGACTACGGAAACCCAGAGTGGAAGGCCAAGGCGAGGGAAGCACTTGCTAATATGACCATCTACCCCGAGAGCAGGAGGGCGCAGTTTGAAGCAGTTATAGACTGGCTGGACAAGAAGGCCTGTGCCAGGAAGGTTGGCCTTGGAACACCGCTCCCGTGGGACCCGGACTGGGTTATCGAGAGCCTTAGCGACTCGACGATCTACATGGCCTACTACACCATAAGCAGACACATCAACCAGCTGAGGAAGGAAGGTAAACTCGACGCCGAGAAGCTCGACAGGGAGTTCTTCGACTACATCTTCCGCGAGCCCTTCAGCGAGGAGAAGGAGAGGAAACTGAGCGAGAAGACGGGGATTCCGGCGGAGACCATCCACGAGATGAAGGAAGAGTTCGAGTACTGGTACCCGCTCGACTGGCGCTGTTCGGCCAAAGACCTAATCCCGAACCACCTGACGTTCTTCATCTTCAACCACGTGGCCATCTTTGATAAAAAGCACTGGCCCAAGGGAATAGCGGTAAACGGCTTCGGAACGCTGGAAGGCCAGAAGATGAGCAAGAGCAAGGGCAACGTGCTGAACTTCATTGACGCAATCGAGGAGAACGGCGCCGACGTTGTGAGGCTCTACATAATGGGCCTGGCCGAGCACGACAGCGACTTCGACTGGAGGAGGAAGGAAGTGGGCAAGCTGAGGAAGCAGGTCGAGAGGTTCTACGAGCTGGTGAGCGAGTTCGCCACGTACGAGGCCAAGGAAGGCGTCGAGCTGAAGGACATAGACAGGTGGATGCTCCACCGCCTGAACAAGGCCATTGAAGGAGCAACCAAAGCCCTTGAGGAGTTTAGAACGAGAACCGCTGTGCAGTGGGCGTTCTACACCGTCCTCAACGACCTCCGCTGGTACCTGAGGAGAACGGAGGGAAGGGACGACGATGCAAAGCGCTATGTCCTGAGAACGCTCGCCGACGTCTGGGTCAGGCTGATGGCCCCGTTCACGCCTCACATCAGCGAGGAGCTCTGGGAGAAGCTCGGCGGAGAGGGCTTCGTCAGCCTCGCTCCCTGGCCCGAGCCGGTTCCGGAGTGGTGGAACGAGACGGTTGAGGCCGAGGAAGACTTTGTCAAGTCCCTCATAGAGGACATCAAGGAGATCATAACAGTCGCAAAGATAGAGAACCCGAAGAGGGCATACATATACACCGCTCCAGAGTGGAAGTGGAGGGTCGTTGAGGTAGTTGCTGAAAAGAGGGACTTCAAGGCGGCGATGGCAGAGCTGATGAAGGACCCTGAGATGAGGAAGCACGGCAAGGAAGTTAGCAAGCTCATACAGAGGCTCATAAAGGAAAGGGCCTTCGAGGTGAAGCGCATAGACGAAGAAAAGGCCCTTAGGGAAGCGAAGGACTTCATCGAGAAGGAGCTCGGCATCGAGATAATCATCAACCCGGAGGAGGACAGGGGCGGAAAGAAGAAGCAGGCCATGCCGCTGAAGCCCGCGGTGTTTGTGGAGTGAGGGGGTTTCTCTTCTTTTTTTTCTAAGTTTGGTCAACTCCCTGAAACAGTTCCCTGTACTCCCGATTCTTTGTTTTGGTACTCTGTGTAGCCTCCTAAGAATCCCACTAGAAGGCTTGCAACTGGCCAATAGCCGAGAATAAACATAATTGGGATTATAACAACGAGAATCAGGGCAGTGAATCTTGGTAATTTGCCGTTAAGGACCGACAGAGTTCCACGCTGAAATATTGAGACTCCCCACAATGCAATAGCAATGGAGAATGCGAGCTCTAGGGAGTTCCCTTTAATCCACGCTAGAGGACTTATCAAAGAATAGATTACTGGACCTGCTATCACTCCTAAAAAATAAATGAGAAGCATATCTTCAAAAAAGGTAAATAGGACTTCAGATAAGTACCTTTCCACCGTCTCCCACCTTTTTATTCTTTGAGTGTACACAGTAGCCTGTTGAAATGAATAACTAAAGCAATATCACCTCCTGTTTATGAACCATGGGTACATTTCCACTGTGAATTCAATTGGAGGTGCTTGGACGGT
This sequence is a window from Thermococcus kodakarensis KOD1. Protein-coding genes within it:
- the leuS gene encoding leucine--tRNA ligase; the protein is MAELNFKAIEEKWQKRWMEARVFEPDRKAKPKEKKFYITVAFPYLSGHLHVGHARTYTIPDVIARFKRMQGYNVLFPMGWHITGAPIVGIAERIKNRDPKTIHIYRDVYKVPEEILWKFEDPKEIVKYFMKAAKETFIRAGFSVDWTREFHTTSLFPPFSKFIEWQFWTLKDMGLVVKGAHRVRWDPVVGTPLGDHDIMEGEDVQILEYVIIKFILEENGETIYLPAATLRPETVYGVTNMWLNPEATYVKAKVRKGDREELWIVSKEAAYKLSFQDREIEVIEEFKGEKLIGKYVKNPVTGDEVIILPAEFVDPDNATGVVMSVPAHAPFDHIALEDLKKETEILLKYDIDPRVVEEISYISLISLEGYGEFPAVEEAERLGVKSQKDKEKLEQATKNIYKAEYHKGIFKIEPYAGKPVQEVKELVAKEMMEKGIAEIMYEFADKPVISRFGNQAVIKIIHDQWFIDYGNPEWKAKAREALANMTIYPESRRAQFEAVIDWLDKKACARKVGLGTPLPWDPDWVIESLSDSTIYMAYYTISRHINQLRKEGKLDAEKLDREFFDYIFREPFSEEKERKLSEKTGIPAETIHEMKEEFEYWYPLDWRCSAKDLIPNHLTFFIFNHVAIFDKKHWPKGIAVNGFGTLEGQKMSKSKGNVLNFIDAIEENGADVVRLYIMGLAEHDSDFDWRRKEVGKLRKQVERFYELVSEFATYEAKEGVELKDIDRWMLHRLNKAIEGATKALEEFRTRTAVQWAFYTVLNDLRWYLRRTEGRDDDAKRYVLRTLADVWVRLMAPFTPHISEELWEKLGGEGFVSLAPWPEPVPEWWNETVEAEEDFVKSLIEDIKEIITVAKIENPKRAYIYTAPEWKWRVVEVVAEKRDFKAAMAELMKDPEMRKHGKEVSKLIQRLIKERAFEVKRIDEEKALREAKDFIEKELGIEIIINPEEDRGGKKKQAMPLKPAVFVE